In Halolamina litorea, the genomic window GCGGCCTACTCGTAATCGGCAGAGAGAGCCCGGTTCCCGCGCCCCGGCCCGCAAGCAAGGGGCGTGAGGAAAGTCCCCCCACCGTCCGGACGGGCGACCGGGCGCAAGCCCGGAGTCGGAGACGGCTGGCTCTGGAACAGAAACGAGACCCCCCGTCCCGACCGATGACTCGCGCGAACCGACCCGTAAGGGGAGGGAGCTAACCCGACGAGGATCGACGGACGGGAACGGATGGAACGGCGAACCCTCGCCGGTGCAAGCCCGTGCCCGAAGGTAGTCCGGACAGCCGGCAACGGCAGGGCGCGGGTGCTCAGCGGAATGCCGGGTCGAAACAGAAGGGGGCTTACTCCTCTCGGCCGCCCACCCCCCGAGCGACTGCGTTAGCCGCCCGGCGTCGGCCGACTGGCCGGAACGCCTTTCCTGTCCGCCATCCCCTCCCCAATACGGATGAGTGTCCGGCCCGCTCTCGCGTTCGCCCTCCTCGTCGTGACCGCGGGCTGTGTCGCCCCAGTCCCCGGCGACACGACGCTTGACGAGGGAACACCTGTCGTGACCCAAGACGGCCCGGAGACACCCGTCTCGACCGCTGAACCGCGGCCGAACCCGTGGAACGAGTCGACCCTCACCGTGGCTGTCGACGCCGGCCCGCTCGCCGACCGCGAAGCGGCCGCCCACGTCCGCGCCGCGGCGGCGTTCTGGTCGGACCACGGCGACCTGTTCGCGGGCTACGACGCCGACTTCGCCGTCGATCCGGACGCCGCCGAGCCTGATGCGGTCGTCCAGTTCGTGGGGAACGTCACCGCGTGTGACGACGTGAGCCACGCCGCCGGCTGTGCGCCGCTGATCCACGAGTCCGGCGATATCGACCGCCCCGAGACGGTGACCGTCGAGGCCGGTCTCTCGAACGCCTCGACCGAACACGTCGTCCGCCACGAACTCGGCCACCTGCTCGGCATCGAACACGGCGAGGCGCCGCGGGAGGTGATGCGGGCCAACGCAACTCTCGAAACCGTCCCGCGACCCGACGCCACCGAGCGGGCGTTCCCCTGGCCCGACCGCTCGCTCTCGGTGTTCCTCGCCGTCGACGGCGACACCGACCGGCGGCAGGTCGGCCACGCACTCGACTACTACGAGCGCGGCCCCGACGGCGTGCCGGCGAACCTGAGCCTCACCACCACCGACAACCGCTCAGCGGCCGATATCGTCGTCCGTCGGGGCGACTGCGGCGGTACCGCGGCCTCCTGTTTCACCGTCCGCGGCCCCGACCCCGACGGCGACGACACGGTCGAGCAGTACCACCGTGCGGTGATCACCCTCGACGGCGTGCCCGCCGACGCCGTCGGCTGGCACGTCGGGAACTGGCTGGCGTACCTGTTCGGCGCCGAGGAGCCCGCCGAACGCCCGGAGCCGTTCCGCAACGCCAGCCCAGAGGACCGGCGGGACCGGTGGTGGGAGGATGGCTGAGGACCCAACGGTCGGCGAGGCCGACTTCGACCAGCCGACGTTGGCCGAGGCGCTCGCACGCTTCGGCGGCACGCCACAGGAGCGCCGCACCGTCGCCCGACAGGCCGTCGACCTGGCCGACGCCGGGGAGTACCGGCGTGACAGCGGCCGGACGCTGACGGTGTCGCTCATCCTCGACGAGCTCGACGACGCCGGCGAGGGGTCGCCGGCCGAGCGCTGGAACTGGTGGATGGGCGTGCTCTCCTTCGCCTACGGCGGCTACGAACAGTTCGTGGTGCGGCGCTACCCCGGCTCCGGAACCTGAGCGTCGGCGGGCCGCGGCGGGTGAGCGGCGGCCCCGGGACCGCCGCGTGTCACACGTTTATCGTGTCGGCGAGCGTGTGTGGGCTATGGACGAACGGCTCCGCAGTTTCCTCCTCGTCGGAATCGGCCTCGTCGTCGGCCTCGCCGTCGGCGTCCTGCTCGGCGTCCTACTCGGCACCCTGACCGCTGGCGCCGGCAGTCCGGTCGGGGGTACGACCGTCCCCTCCCACGGCGTCAGCACCGTGACCGGCTGTGCCGGCGACGAGCCGCGAGCGTGGGTCGCCACGACGCCGGACTCCGACCACCGGAGCGTCTACCTCGCGAACTACTCGTTCACCCACGACAGCCCCGGCGTCGACGTGCGGTCGACGCTGCGCGAGGGCGACGACGGCGCGTGGACGCTCGCACTCGCCACGACGCCGTCGGAGACCGACCGCGAGGTCCCCGCCGACTGCCGACCCCGAACCACCGTCGACGCGACGGTCGCGCTCCCGACCGGGGCGGACTCGCTGACCATCACCCTCGACGGCGAGCCTCTCGCGACCGTCGAGGTTGCCACCAACCGACCGCGGTTTCGCTACCTCGAGGAGTGAGCACCCGCTCCCGGCCGGCCACGACCCCCGGCAGCTATTTGCTGTCCGGGGCGAAACCGTCGGACAGGTATGCTCTCTAACAAGACTGTCATCGTGACTGGCGGGACGACCGGGATCGGGAAGGCCATCGCCGCGCGGTTCGTCGACGCCGGCGCGAACGTGGTCATCGCCGGCCGAACCGTCGAGACCGGCGAGGCGGCCGCCGAGGAACTCGACTGTACGTTCCACCGGTGTGACGTCTCCGAGTACGACCAGGTGGAGGCGCTGGTCGACGCCGTCGTCGCCGAGCACGGTCGGCTGGACACCATCGTCAACAACGCCGGCATCGGCGCCGTCGGGACTATCGAGGACCTGACCGTCGAGGACTGGCACCGCGTGCTCTCGGTGAACCTCTCGGGGGTGATGTACGGCTCCCGGGCGGCGATGCCGTTCCTCAAACAGAGCGACGGTTCGATCATCAACGTCGCTTCGATCTACGGGCTGGTCGGTGCGCCGGCGGCGTCGGCCTACGCCGCGGCCAAGGGCGGGGTCGTGAACCTCACCCGGAGCCTCGCGGTGGACTACGCCGGCGACGGCGTCCGGGTCAACAGCGTCTGTCCCGGCTTCGTCGAGACGCCGATGACCGACGAGTACCTCGATCAGGAGCAGTTCTACGAGTTCGTGCGCGGCCAGACGCCCATGGGGCGGGTGGCTCAGCCCGAGGAAATCGCGGGTATCGTCGCCTTCCTCGCCTCCGAGGACGCCTCCTACATCACCGGCGTCAACGTCCCCGTCGACGGCGGCTGGACGGCCCACTGAGGCGCCGTCTCCCCGTCAGAACACGACCGGCCAGAGGAGCGCGAACGACCCGAGCAGCATCGCCGTCGAGATGCCGATCATCAGCAGGTCGAGGCGACTCCCCGCCCGGAGCATCTCCCGGCGCCCGAGCGCGCCCGTGCCGAACGCGATGGCGTTGGGCGGCGTCGCCACCGGGAGCGCGAACCCGAGACTGGCGGCGACCCCCACCGTGACCGCGAGAAAGACCGCGGCGAGGTCCGGCGTCGTCCCGAGGGCGCCGGCGTAGCGCGGCCCGACGCCGAGCAGGACGGGGGCGAACACCGCCACGACCGCCGTGTTCGAGGCGAGTTCGCTGAGCAGCACCGTGACGGTGACGAGCGTGAGCACCACGGCGACCACCGGCGCTCCCGCGAGGCCGCCGAAGACGCCGGCGGCGAGCCACTCGGTCGCGTCAGTCGCCGCCAGCCCGTCCGCGAGGGCGAGGCCGCCGCCGAGCAACAACAGCGTCCCCCAGTCGATACCCTCCACGTCGTCCCACTCGATGCAGTCCCAGTACAGCAGCGCGGGCACGGCGGCGAGGCCGACCAGCACGTAGAACAATAGCCCCTGATGGGTCGCGCCGACGACGCTCCCGGCGCCGCCAAAGAGCGTCGCGTACCACCCCGGCGGGAGCACACCCTCGAACAGGAAGTCGAGGCCGCCGAGCACCCACAGGCTCGCCGTGGTGCCGGCGATAGCCAGCGTCCGGCGACCGGCCGGTGAGACCGACCCAGCGGCCGCGAGTTCGCGCCGGGCGTGTGCCCGTGCGGCGCCGGCGTCGCCCACCTCGGGCGGGTAGAGGCGAACCAGCAGCAGCCACGCCGCCGGGAGCGATATCGCCACCAGCGGCAGCCCGATGGCCAGCCAGTCGACGAAGCCGACACGGACCCCGACCTCGCTCTCGATCAGCGAGACGACGATGGCGTTAGTCGGCGTCCCGATCAGCGTCCCCATCCCGCCGATACTGGCGGCGTACGCGGTTCCGAGCAACAGCGCGGTCTCGATGTTCGACTGCACGCCGCCGTCGGTCGCGACGTCCTCCGTCCCCGGCTTCCCCGTCGCCGCGTCGCTCGCCGCCACACGGTCCGTCGCCCCGTTCCCCATCGCGCCGGCGACGCCGAGGGCGACAGGGATCATCATCGCCGTCGTCGCCGAGTTCGAGACGATCATCGAGAGCGTCGCCGTCGCCGTCATCACGGCCAGCACGAGCCGTCGGGGCGAGGTGCCGAGCCGTGCGATCAGGTGGAAGGCGATACGCCGGTCCAGCCCGTGTTTCTGCAGCGCCGCCGCGAGGGCAAAGCCCGCGAGCAACAGGAAGATCACCGGGTCGGCGAAGCCCGCGAGCGCCTCGGCCATCGTGGGGACCACCCCGAACGCCGTGAGCAGGACCGGCACACAGAGCGCCGTCGCCGGCAGCGGCACCCCCTCGGTGATCCACAGCACCGCGGCGAACGCCGCCGTGGCGAGCGCGAACGACCCCGGGCGGGAGAGCCCCGGCAGCGGGGCGAGCGCGACAGCCGCCAGCACGGCGAACGCCAGCGCCACCGCCCGGGACCGACGCACGTCAGGCCCCCCAGGCCAGCGCCACGCCCGCGGCGGCCCCCTCGCGCCACCCGTCGTACCAGTTGCTGAACATGCCCCGACGTGTGCCAGCAGGGCGATAGTCGTTTCGGCGCTCCCCGCCCCCGGAAGGGATATGTTCACTCGGACGAACGTTTTGGCTACATGATCGCGGATCGGCAGCCCTCACGACGGCGGTTTCTCGCCGGTGTCGCCGCCGGCACCGTACTCGGCCTCGCGGGGTGTTCGACGCCCGGCACGAACTTCGCCAGCTACAGTACGGTCGGCGACAGCGTCGACGGCCTCGACTACGCCGGGACCCTCGACCGCGCCCGGTCGGCGGGCTACACGGTCGAGGCACCGTTCTACGTCAACGCGCGGCTCCGGATCGGCCTGCCCGCCGACGCGCCCGCGTTGACCAGCCGCTTCGGCGACGACGCCCGGGTCGTCCTGACGCAGTTCCGTTACTCCGAGACGCGGTTCGTCGAGGCGGACTTCACCGGCAGCGAGGCGCCGCGGCTGGTGATCTTCGACGAGGAACTGGGCTTCGAGCAGCCGTTCCGCCCGACGAACCTCCCGCCCGACGACTGGCTCCGCGAGCAGTTCGCGCTGCTGTTCCCCGACGGCGACGCCGCGGCGTTCGTCGCCGACGCGAAGGAGGTCGCCTCCAGGGCCGAGGAGAACTACGTCTCCGTGAGCGTCGAGGGGACGCCGGACTTCGAGGCCGTCACCACGGCGTTCGAGGCACGGGCGGCGGCGACGACGACCTCCGAGACACAGGGCGACGGCTGGATCACCCTCACGTACGCCGCCGACGGCGCCGAATTCGGCTCGTTCGCGGTCGTCGTCCCGAGCGCACAGATCGGTACCCGGGACTCGGGCCACCGCTACGAGATCAAACTCGACCGCGCCGGCGGCTTCCGGCTACAGGTACGACTCCCGGCCGGCGAGGAGATGCCCGAGTCGGAGTACCGCGCCGTGTTCCGCGAGATGTTCGAGGCGCTCGGACTGCCAGCCGACCGCGTCGCCGGCTACGAGTTCGAGTACAGCCCGAGCGTCTGGTGAGGGCGAACCGACGGAGGGAAACCCCGGGACCGCCGAAGGCGGACGAATGCAGCTACGCTTCCTCGGCGGCGCCGGCGAGGTCGGCCGCAGCGCCGTCCTCGTCGACGACTCCCTGCTGCTCGACTTCGGCCTGCTGACCGCCGAGCCGCCCCAGTACCCCGTCGGGGCGCCCGACCCCGACGCGGTCGTCGTCTCCCACGGCCACCTCGACCACGTCGGAACGATCCCCGCCCTCCTCTCGGGGTCGAACCGGCCGCCGATCCACTGGACGCCGCCGACCCGGGAGCTGGCGCTCACGCTCGCCCGGGACACGCTCAAACTCCACGGTCACTCCCCACACTGCCCGTTCACCGAGAACGACGTGAAACGCGTCACCGAGGTCTCACGGACCCACGGCTACCGCGAGACGTTCGACGCGGCGGGCTACGAGGTGACCTTCTACAACGCCGGCCACATCCCCGGCAGCGCGCACGTCCTCGTCGACGATGGGGAGACACGCCTCCTCTACACCGCCGACTTCCACCTCGACGAGCAGTCCGCCGCGGACCCGCCCGCGGGCTTCGACGCCGGCCGGCCGCCGGCCGGTCAGCGCCTCGTTCCCGGGTCGACGGCGCGGCCAGAGGCCGACGCGGTGATCTGTGAGAGCACCTACTCCGACGTCGACCACGAACCCCGCGCGACAGTCGAACACCGGTTCGCCCAGAGCGTGAAGACGACCCTGTGGGAGGGCGGCACCGTCGTCGTCCCCGCGTTCGCCATCGGCCGAACCCAAGAGATGCTCATGATCTGCGAGGCCCACGACATCCCCTGCTACGTCGACGGGATGGGGACGGACGTGACCGAGATGCTGCGCCGCCACCCCGAGTTCGTCCGCGACGCCGACGCGCTGCGCCGGGCGAAGTCCCACGCCCGGTTCGTGACGGGGCGGGACGGCCAGCGCAAACGGATCGCCGACCAGAAGGCCGCGATCATCACCACCAGCGGGATGCTCTCGGGCGGCCCGGCGATGACGTACATCCCCGAGATCCGGGCCAATCCGGTGAACAAGATCGCCATGACCGGCTACCAGGTCGAGGGCACCCCGGGCCGGGAGCTACTGGAGACGGGTCGGGCCGAGATCGACGGCCGCGTGACGCCCGTCAGCGCGCAGGTCGAGCAGTACGACTTCTCGGCTCACGCCGACCACGACGGCCTGCGGCGCTTCCTCGAGGGCTACGACGACGCGACGGTGCTCGTGAACCACGGCGACCGCTGTGGCGACTTCGCGGCGGAGCTCCGCGACGACGGCTACGACGCCGCGGCGCCCGAACTGGGCGCGACCGTCGAGGTCTGACTACGCGCCGAGGGAGCGTCCCGGGACCGGAAGCACGCCGAGCAACCACAGCGAGAGCGGCCCGACCGCGTAGGCGGCGGCGAACTCCCACCCGAGTGCGCCGCGGCTCCGGAGGAACGCCGACAGCACCACGAACGGGACGACCACGACCGCCCACGCCGCGAGCGCCCGCTGTTGGGCCTCGTCCATACCCGGACGTGTCGTCGGGGAGACGTAATTCCCCCGGGAACGGTTCCTTGACGTAACCCGGTTACGAGCAGTAACCCTAAACCCCTCGCGCCGCAGGGGCGAGCATGAGCGACGACCGCGGGGAGAAACTGCAGGTCTGGTGTGCGGGCGAGGAGTGGTGTCCGGTGACGGCGACGGCGTCGCTGGTCGGCAAGAAGTGGCACCCGGTGGTGATCCAGCGGCTGCTACGGCAGGGTCCGAGCGGCTTCAGCGAACTCGAAGAGAGCGTCGACGGCATCTCGAGCAAGGTGCTCTCGGACGTGCTCGGCGATCTGGAGGAGAAACTGCTCGTCAACCGCGAGATCGTGAACGAGAAGCCCGTCCGAACGGAGTACTCCCTGACCGACCACGGCGAGTCCCTCGAACCGGTCATCGTCGCCATGCGCGACTGGGGGGAACGGCACATCACCGAGGCCGAGGACCCGGACGCCTCGCTGGCCTGATCAGCCCTCTATCGACCCGTTCAGCACCTTCGCCGCGACGAGCACCGGGTCCCAGACCGGGCTGAACGGCGGCGCGTACGCCAGATCCAGCCGTTCGAGTTCCGCGACCGTCGCGTCGCCCTCGAGCGCCGTCGCCAGCGTGTCGATACGGATCGCGGCGCGGTCCTCGCCGACGATGGCGCCCCCGAGCAGTCGGCCCGTCCCCCGGTCGGCGGTCAGCGTCACCGTCGTGTCGGCGCCACCGGGGTAGTAGCCCGAGCGGGACCCGGCGGTGATCGTCTCGCTGACCGGATCGAAGCCGGCCTCGCGGGCCCGTTCGTGATCGATGATCCCGGTCCGGCCACACTCTGCCTCGAACGCTTTCACCACCGCGGTGCCCGCGATGTCGCCGACCGGCGTCGGCGTCCCGGCGACGGTCCGTCCGATGGCTCGGCCGGCGCGGTTCGCGGTCAGCCCCAGCGGCACCCAGTCGGGGTCGCCGGTCACGGCGTGGCGGTCCTCCGCACAGTCGCCCGCCGCGTAGACCCCCTCGCGGTTGGTTCGGCCGTACTCGTCGACGGCGACAGCGCCCGACGCGCCGAGTTCGACCCCGCTCCCGTCGAGCAGTTCGGTGTTGGGTTCGACCCCGACCCCGACGACGGCAGCGTCCACGGGCACTCGCTCGCTATCGGTGACGACGGCCTCGACGCTGTCACCCCCGTCGAGTCGCTCGACTTCGCTGTTCAGGTGGAGCGTGACCCCGTGGTCCCGGAGCGTCTCGGCGACGTGTTCGCCGACGGCTTCGCCGAACGTCGGCAGCGGGAACTCGGAGCGCTGGAACAGGTGTACGTCGAGGCCGCGTGCGCCGAGGGCCTCGGCCATCTCGACGCCGACGTAGCCGCCGCCGACGATTGCTGCCGACGCCGGCGGCTCGCGGTCGGCGTACGCGGCGACCCGTTCGTGATCGACGGGGAGATCGCCGAAATCGTCCGGTTCCTCGCCCGGCGGGGTCAGGAACGCCCGGAGCGCCGCGGCGGCGTCCATGCTGTGGATCGTGAAGACGCCATCGCGGTCGGCGCCGTCGACGGAGTCGTCGATCGCGTGGGCACCCGTCGCCACGAGCAGGTCGCCGTAGGGCTGCTCGACGCGTTCCCCGTCGCTCTCGACGGTGACGGTCCCCGCGTCGGCGTCGACGGCGACGACTTCGTGGCTCCGGCGGAGGTCGATCCCCCGGTCGGCGACGTCTCCCGGCGAGAGCGAGAGGAGGTCCCCGAGCGACTCGACTTCGCCTTTCACGTAGTAG contains:
- a CDS encoding matrixin family metalloprotease, translating into MSVRPALAFALLVVTAGCVAPVPGDTTLDEGTPVVTQDGPETPVSTAEPRPNPWNESTLTVAVDAGPLADREAAAHVRAAAAFWSDHGDLFAGYDADFAVDPDAAEPDAVVQFVGNVTACDDVSHAAGCAPLIHESGDIDRPETVTVEAGLSNASTEHVVRHELGHLLGIEHGEAPREVMRANATLETVPRPDATERAFPWPDRSLSVFLAVDGDTDRRQVGHALDYYERGPDGVPANLSLTTTDNRSAADIVVRRGDCGGTAASCFTVRGPDPDGDDTVEQYHRAVITLDGVPADAVGWHVGNWLAYLFGAEEPAERPEPFRNASPEDRRDRWWEDG
- a CDS encoding SDR family NAD(P)-dependent oxidoreductase, with the translated sequence MLSNKTVIVTGGTTGIGKAIAARFVDAGANVVIAGRTVETGEAAAEELDCTFHRCDVSEYDQVEALVDAVVAEHGRLDTIVNNAGIGAVGTIEDLTVEDWHRVLSVNLSGVMYGSRAAMPFLKQSDGSIINVASIYGLVGAPAASAYAAAKGGVVNLTRSLAVDYAGDGVRVNSVCPGFVETPMTDEYLDQEQFYEFVRGQTPMGRVAQPEEIAGIVAFLASEDASYITGVNVPVDGGWTAH
- a CDS encoding SLC13 family permease, with the protein product MRRSRAVALAFAVLAAVALAPLPGLSRPGSFALATAAFAAVLWITEGVPLPATALCVPVLLTAFGVVPTMAEALAGFADPVIFLLLAGFALAAALQKHGLDRRIAFHLIARLGTSPRRLVLAVMTATATLSMIVSNSATTAMMIPVALGVAGAMGNGATDRVAASDAATGKPGTEDVATDGGVQSNIETALLLGTAYAASIGGMGTLIGTPTNAIVVSLIESEVGVRVGFVDWLAIGLPLVAISLPAAWLLLVRLYPPEVGDAGAARAHARRELAAAGSVSPAGRRTLAIAGTTASLWVLGGLDFLFEGVLPPGWYATLFGGAGSVVGATHQGLLFYVLVGLAAVPALLYWDCIEWDDVEGIDWGTLLLLGGGLALADGLAATDATEWLAAGVFGGLAGAPVVAVVLTLVTVTVLLSELASNTAVVAVFAPVLLGVGPRYAGALGTTPDLAAVFLAVTVGVAASLGFALPVATPPNAIAFGTGALGRREMLRAGSRLDLLMIGISTAMLLGSFALLWPVVF
- a CDS encoding twin-arginine translocation signal domain-containing protein produces the protein MIADRQPSRRRFLAGVAAGTVLGLAGCSTPGTNFASYSTVGDSVDGLDYAGTLDRARSAGYTVEAPFYVNARLRIGLPADAPALTSRFGDDARVVLTQFRYSETRFVEADFTGSEAPRLVIFDEELGFEQPFRPTNLPPDDWLREQFALLFPDGDAAAFVADAKEVASRAEENYVSVSVEGTPDFEAVTTAFEARAAATTTSETQGDGWITLTYAADGAEFGSFAVVVPSAQIGTRDSGHRYEIKLDRAGGFRLQVRLPAGEEMPESEYRAVFREMFEALGLPADRVAGYEFEYSPSVW
- a CDS encoding MBL fold metallo-hydrolase encodes the protein MQLRFLGGAGEVGRSAVLVDDSLLLDFGLLTAEPPQYPVGAPDPDAVVVSHGHLDHVGTIPALLSGSNRPPIHWTPPTRELALTLARDTLKLHGHSPHCPFTENDVKRVTEVSRTHGYRETFDAAGYEVTFYNAGHIPGSAHVLVDDGETRLLYTADFHLDEQSAADPPAGFDAGRPPAGQRLVPGSTARPEADAVICESTYSDVDHEPRATVEHRFAQSVKTTLWEGGTVVVPAFAIGRTQEMLMICEAHDIPCYVDGMGTDVTEMLRRHPEFVRDADALRRAKSHARFVTGRDGQRKRIADQKAAIITTSGMLSGGPAMTYIPEIRANPVNKIAMTGYQVEGTPGRELLETGRAEIDGRVTPVSAQVEQYDFSAHADHDGLRRFLEGYDDATVLVNHGDRCGDFAAELRDDGYDAAAPELGATVEV
- a CDS encoding winged helix-turn-helix transcriptional regulator encodes the protein MSDDRGEKLQVWCAGEEWCPVTATASLVGKKWHPVVIQRLLRQGPSGFSELEESVDGISSKVLSDVLGDLEEKLLVNREIVNEKPVRTEYSLTDHGESLEPVIVAMRDWGERHITEAEDPDASLA
- a CDS encoding FAD-dependent oxidoreductase; the encoded protein is MSDPFVVVGGDAAGLSAASKCKREAPDREVIVFEKGRWISFAHCGMPYYVKGEVESLGDLLSLSPGDVADRGIDLRRSHEVVAVDADAGTVTVESDGERVEQPYGDLLVATGAHAIDDSVDGADRDGVFTIHSMDAAAALRAFLTPPGEEPDDFGDLPVDHERVAAYADREPPASAAIVGGGYVGVEMAEALGARGLDVHLFQRSEFPLPTFGEAVGEHVAETLRDHGVTLHLNSEVERLDGGDSVEAVVTDSERVPVDAAVVGVGVEPNTELLDGSGVELGASGAVAVDEYGRTNREGVYAAGDCAEDRHAVTGDPDWVPLGLTANRAGRAIGRTVAGTPTPVGDIAGTAVVKAFEAECGRTGIIDHERAREAGFDPVSETITAGSRSGYYPGGADTTVTLTADRGTGRLLGGAIVGEDRAAIRIDTLATALEGDATVAELERLDLAYAPPFSPVWDPVLVAAKVLNGSIEG